TCACGGCAATCAAGGCCGAAAGGTTTCAGCTTACGAGATGTCGCACGCACGGGTTTTAGGCCGATGCCGGCCGGCGCCCGTATCGCGACTCGGCCTCATTACTCGGCCATGGCCAGCTTTCAACAGCTTCAACGCCGGTGCAACTCGGGCGAGCACCGTTAGGCGAGGATTCCATGCGGCTGCCTTTCTGCACGAAAAAGTGAATTCGCCCTCTCGGTCCCTTCAACAGAGTCCTGTGGACGACACCTCACGCAAAGCTTTATCCGagattgcctttgcctttgagTACGTTGGTTGAAGCTATCCAAAGAGGACGCATATAATGACTAAGAGCGCCAAAACCACAGCATCGATGGAGTCTTGTATCAGGGTTCAAGGGCGATTCCAGGAGCCAAGGAAATGCTCAGGAAGATTAGATCGCACGACATCCGCTACGTCTTCCTGaccaacggcggcggcagtcACGAAGATGCCAAGTTCAAGTCACTATCTAAGCGTCTGGGGCTCtcggaagacgaggatgtAATCCGCAACAGGGTCATCCTCTCGCACACGCCGATGCGAGGGTGGGATGAGAGCGTCAAGAAGCAGGGAACAGTGCTAATTACGGGATCTCACCCAGAGATTGCTCGCAGGGTAGCCAACGAGTCGGTGTACACCCCATGCCCTCTGCAACGTCTTGGCGAGAAACACTGACATGGGGACTTTGTAAGATACGGATTTGCCAGGGCCGTGACACCGGCAGACATCATCGAAGCCAACGACAAGGTGTATCCGTTTGACAACCTGCGAGAGAGCCTTCACAGAGAGTCGAGACCGCTTCCCGATGGCAAGATTGTGTCAAACACCATTGACCCCTACAGCAAGGACGTGCCGGCGAACCAGCTCAAGATTGACCAGATCCTTGTCTGGAACGACCCGAGGGATTGGTCCCTGGACATTCAGGTGATCCACGATCTGCTCATCTCGCATCGCGGTTATCTAGGCACGATTTCCGACAAGAACGGCAACGCTCAGCTCCCCAACAACGGATGGCAGCAGGACGGCCAGCCGCAGCTCTGGATCTCCAACCTGGACCTCTTGTGGAAGACGGAGTACCCCGTCAACCGCTTCGGAACAGGCGCGTTTGTCGAAGCGCTAAAGGGCGTGTGGGCCGCATCGACGGGCGGTGCCGAGCTGCAGTTCAGCGCCTTGGGCAAGCCGTCGAGACACACTTACGAGTACGCACACGACCGGCTGCTTCACCACGCGCCCGAGGAGCCGCACGGCAagggcgaggagaagaagccgctgAGGCGGGTTTACATGATTGGCGACAACCCAGAGAGTGACATCCGGGGCGCCAACGAGTTTGCGCCGGCGGACGGGACGGAGTGGGTTTCGATATTGGTCAAGACTGGCGTGTGGAAAGAGACTGCGGCGGAGAGGGAGCCGAGGTACAAGCCGACGGTGATTGTGGACGATGTGGTTGAGGCGATTGCGTGGGCCATGAGGAATGAGGGAGTGGAGGTGACGAGGGAGTGGCTGGCGAGTGAGGATTGGGTCTAGATGAGTCTGTGCTAAGTGTGATTCCTTTGTTACAATTTTTTGTGTCTCACTTCATTTCGGGCAGCGACCTGAGTGGCTAGAGTATGCGTCGGATAGAGCCAATAGAGCCAAAATAGAGCCAATGGATTCGTACAAGTATGCTACTAGAAAGTGCGCACGCGAGCAGACAAAGGGAAAAGTGGGCTGGGAAAAGACCCTCAGCTCTTTGAGGCACGCTTGGGATTTCCTCATGCGGCGACCGAGAGAACGGGGTTTGGCTCTCTCTTCAGGGGGGATGATATCTAGACTATGTGTGCCTGTCCATGTTTGTGTATGTGTGGCAATGCAATGCACCATGCAGGCTCTCAGCTACATCCAGGGCGAGTATGTAGTACATAGGGGATGGAGAATGAGGATTGGATGGGATACAGGAGGACAAGATAGGATAAGACAAGGGGAGAAGCGTTCGTTCGTTTGgttgagtgagtgagtgagtggAGGTGCTAGTCTTGGGTAGTTTGCTGCATAGTGGAGAGAATAGAAGGCTTATCACATGTCTGGTCGTCCATGTCCGCCAACGACAGGCCAAAAGACCACCTTGTCGGTGCAGCGCGACGGGCCGCGAAGTCAGTGCCTTGGCTTGAACCTTGTGAATCCCCTTGAAAGGGTCCAGTATCAGCATgagaaaaagtaaaatagaCATGTACAGAAATCGAAATAGGATCAGCACAGTCTAGAGCTCAAAGCCACCTCCTGCTGCTACGTCATACAGCTTGTTACGTCGACACCTCTTTGTTCCTCTCCCGgtctttttcttggtttAGCCTTGTGCGATCCCTCCAACGGCCCAGCCTAGTTCAAATCCCTTATCACAACTCAGCACTGGCCTTTTGCGCTCCTGGGCTTGTTGCTAGCACAAAAAAACAGCGTGGCGTTCACTCAGGACTAGCACCTTGTCACAGCCCAGAGTCTTGCCTGGGGTCACGAGGGCTGCTTTTGTCCTTCCCCAGAATCCCTTGTTTTTCTActctctcattctttttcctctACCTTTGGCTTTCTTATCTTTCATTTGGACACAGTTCTTTCTTTTACCTTTCCCCATCTTTCTGTCGCTAAGCGAAGTTCTGTCGACAATATTAGTGGATGGTGATTCGGAAACGGATTTTGTTTCCACGCGACACTCTCTACTAGcgacttttctttttttgttgagCCGTCTTGAAGCGCCTGGAACCCCCACGCCAACTCTTTTGCGCCTATTGTTCACAACACTTGACAACTGCAGCATTCCTGTCCAccacaaagaagaaacctCGCATTGTCTGACGCAAATGTCTGAAACCCCAACCCAT
The sequence above is drawn from the Trichoderma breve strain T069 chromosome 5, whole genome shotgun sequence genome and encodes:
- a CDS encoding haloacid dehalogenase-like hydrolase domain-containing protein, with product MSHARVLGRCRPAPVSRLGLITRPWPAFNSFNAGATRASTVRRGFHAAAFLHEKVNSPSRSLQQSPVDDTSRKALSEIAFAFDIDGVLYQGSRAIPGAKEMLRKIRSHDIRYVFLTNGGGSHEDAKFKSLSKRLGLSEDEDVIRNRVILSHTPMRGWDESVKKQGTVLITGSHPEIARRVANEYGFARAVTPADIIEANDKVYPFDNLRESLHRDKDVPANQLKIDQILVWNDPRDWSLDIQVIHDLLISHRGYLGTISDKNGNAQLPNNGWQQDGQPQLWISNLDLLWKTEYPVNRFGTGAFVEALKGVWAASTGGAELQFSALGKPSRHTYEYAHDRLLHHAPEEPHGKGEEKKPLRRVYMIGDNPESDIRGANEFAPADGTEWVSILVKTGVWKETAAEREPRYKPTVIVDDVVEAIAWAMRNEGVEVTREWLASEDWV